DNA from Plasmodium cynomolgi strain B DNA, chromosome 12, whole genome shotgun sequence:
GCAAAGAAAGAAACGACAGAACGGGAAGataatagcaaaaaaaacaccatcgaaaagaaaaaaaaatacgaagaCTTAAAATACTACGAATGTAATAGAAAATCACTTAGCACAAAGAGGCAAGATGCAGAAGGCCGtgataaaataacaaagaataataaaacaaatcatAATGCAGACAATAACCATGTTAAAAAATCGCAAAGCGAAaaggtattaaaaaaaaaagaagatatgCTGATAACTTTActgaaaaaggaacaatcctgtgtacataataaaaaaatcatcattCGACATTTACCACCAACTTTAAgtgaagataatttttttgactCCTTCCCAAGCAACCTCAAAGATGAATTagattattattactatgtTAACGGTTGTGTACCAAAAAATGCAGGGGGTGATATAACGCATTCACGAATGTACTTATCCTTTAAGGATGATTTGAAGACAAAggaatttataaaaacacAACATGGGAAATTCTTTTACGATTCCAATGGTGGTAAGTTCAAAGCCATGGTGTCCTTTGCGCCGTATCAGACTAtaatacacaaaaataagtCCGATGATATGAACAACACCTTAGAATCAGatgcctattttttaaaatgctgtGAAGAAATGAACAACCCCGAGGAGCCTGTTAAGAAGGATGAGGATAACGGTGATCTAATCAATGTAGTGAAAGAAGACGGGGTAATTTTACCACCCCTAGTTGTAgcattaagaaaaaaattgaagaatcaaaaattaaaataggTAGCTCTGCTTGAAGCACGCACCCAATGAGCTCAATTTGAAAGACGCGTAAATtgccaaagggggaaaaaggaaaaaagtgtTATAGTTAGTGAAAATATTCCAACGGGGGTGATACCCATAACTACGTCTAAAGCAATGGTGGTGTGCCCCACAAATAATGACaagagcaaattttttttttatcattcgcATTAATGGAGTcactataaaaaattattttttctttagccCATGAAATGAGTTGTGGCATGGGATCGTATTAAATGAATAAGgggtgaaaaacaaaataaaaggggagCACAGCTAAGCGGAGGGAGGAGGCAATGCGGGccgcaaaagggagaaggtgcaaaaaaaaaaaagaaaatggatAAGACGAATACGAAGCAACtaacgaaaaaaacgtgCATTGAGAGTTTCCCCCCGTTTCTACGAATTACTCAACTTTTATCAAAAGAAAGGAGGTACACACGGTGACACATGcttttggtgaaaaaaataataattaatatatcgtctatttattttcaaaaataaacgtctacatttatgaaaacgcaacatgaaaatatttaattattacgtcaaaacattttttcaaaaaataaaaaggagccAAAATTTACGATGGAGGgtaagaaggaagaagtgtGTAAATATGCTTAACGCGTGATATGCAGTGCGAAATTCGCAGCGTGGAACTGGtgatatataatatatagttAGAGATCAATGAGaaggtgtgtgtgtgtatgtgagGGGGCAGCGAATAGGGATGATTTTTACTGCCTAACCCAACTGGGATTGTGacagaaaacaaaattaacgtAAACGCTAAGCTAAGCGCTACATCGAGTTGTTATCATATAAGTCATGTTcctttatataattaataatgaCGGGGTGAATATACTTCTGCAGATCTTCCGAGTTGTTCTTTTGGGATAATATTTTCCTGGCGTCAGTTGAAGAAAgataattaataaaagacatattttcaattttgattAAATAGTAACTTGGGAATTTCTTCAGCACATTTTCATCGATTTTATAATTCCCCCGTTCCACaattatgaaattattttctgcaACTAGCTCTTCTCCATtatcccaaaaaaaaatgtcattcaGTAGATCAGATCCAATAGTAAAGTAAAAAGTATAATTTGgatatttctccttttgcatCTTGAGCAAATCATAAGTTGGAGTGGTGGTTTCTTTGCACTcaatatcttttaaaaaaattttattttttaacattttagGTGAATTATTATTCATGATTAGGGAGAACATATTATGTCTATGTTGGAATTCGGTTAGGTGCTTATCGTTTCGACACCTGCAGAGCACCACCCATATTTCGTCTATCCAGTCTAGGCTGCTGACTTCTGCGAGGACCATTTCGTGCGCATGAGTAATTGGATCAAAGGAGCCTCCATAGATACAGACGTGTTTGTTCATCTTTGGTTGTCCCCaggaggatgaaaaaaaaaaaaaaggaataaaataactATAAGCGAATGAGAACACACTTTGACGAGCGACATGATTTTAAGTGGTGACAAAAATGCCCACACAAATTgtgaacatataaaaattttgtgctCAGGTGTTGGTTGGCTAGCCAATTCGTTAATTGGCGCGTTTGCAACTCTTTATTTGTCAATTTGTTTATGTGCTAATGTTTTtagttgttcttttttttacgttttatgATCTACGTTCTATGTACTACGTTTTANNNNNNNNNNNNNNNNNNNNNNNNNNNNNNNNNNNNNNNNNNNNNNNNNNNNNNNNNNNNNNNNNNNNNNNNNNNNNNNNNNNNNNNNNNNNNNNNNNNNNNNNNNNNNNNNNNNNNNNNNNNNNNNNNNNNNNNNNNNNNNNNNNNNNNNNNNNNNNNNNNNNNNNNNNNNNNNNNNNNNNNNNNNNNNNNNNNNNNNNNNNNNNNNNNNNNNNNNNNNNNNNNNNNNNNNNNNNNNNNNNNNNNNNNNNNNNNNNNNNNNNNNNNNNNNNNNNNNNNNNNNNNNNNNNNNNNNNNNNNNNNNNNNNNNNNNNNNNNNNNNNNNNNNNNNNNNNNNNNNNNNNNNNNNNNNNNNNNNNNNNNNNNNNNNNNNNNNNNNNNNNNNNNNNNNNNNNNNNNNNNNNNNNNNNNNNNNNNNNNNNNNNNNNNNNNNNNNNNNNNNNNNNNNNNNNNNNNNNNNNNNNNNNNNNNNNNNNNNNNNNNNNNNNNNNNNNNNNNNNNNNNNNNNNNNNNNNNNNNNNNNNNNNNNNNNNNNNNNNNNNNNNNNNNNNNNNNNNNNNNNNNNNNNNNNNNNNNNNNNNNNNNNNNNNNNNNNNNNNNNNNNNNNNNNNNNNNNNNNNNNNNNNNNNNNNNNNNNNNNNNNNNNNNNNNNNNNNNNNNNNNNNNNNNNNNNNNNNNNNNNNNNNNNNNTACTAAATTGTTGCtttagggggaaaaaaaaaaaaggcaaaattgtgtaggcaaaaaaaagaaaaatgcatagcaatgtgaaaaaaaaaaaaatcacttcGAAGGAGTAAAACCAAAGGAGGTTAACTTAAAAACtaacttcaaaaaaagaaaaagattcaaaaattaaaaacgaaataCTAGCAAAGAGAGCAACGAAGCGCTGCTTATGTATCCTTTGGAAAAATGCTCAGCGGTCCATCCATACACTCTTGTGTATATATAAGTGTATagcatgcatacataccGCGCGCACAGAGCTCGCATATGAACGCAAGCATGTCATATGCTTATGCttttgcatacatataaatgcaCATGTGATGAACTCATGTACATTGCGTTatgcaaattaaaaagaaccTCTTttgacgcaaaaaaaaggaaaaaaaaatttctgatgTAAAAAAGCAAATTCACCAAGGGGGGTCATAAtgggattaaaaaaataaagcatttGTGCGGGTGAGGCCCTGTGACGCcagatgcaaaaaaaaaaaaaaaaaaaagcaaagggggaagaagcaaacggcgaagaagaaacgggtgaagaagcaacgggtgaagaagcaaagggTGGAGAAGCAAACGGCAAGGAGCCAACACAAACATGTTTACGTGTAAGTACACATCCATGCACacacgtgcatatatatatatatacatacatacatacgtacgtacgcgTAGCACACACATATTTACATGCTTACATGTGGCCAGCCCGCTTTCTGCAAATGGCCGGGCGCACTTAAAACTTTACAATGGGCACCGAAATAGAGTCTAACTCATCCTTGAGGGCGAAAAAGGGCGTCACGTGGATGAAGGGCTTCTTTATCACCtgtcccccccaaatggtcGGTTTTAGCAGcggaaaggagaaggaaaagctgATGCCCTTTGGTAATATTGTGATGTCAATTTTGAGGGCTTGATTTATAACGGCTACGCTGTAAATAATGCtgtccccattttgcaatttattttcatgtgcatgtatgttcAACTTGGTCCTGTTCAGTAATGTAGATCTGTCATTGTCAAGATTGCACACGTAAAaatcatttacaaaaaagtcAAAATAAATGACCAGCTGGTCACTGCATTCGAGTAAAGTCACTGGGATTTTACAATTCTGTGGAGTAGCTAAATTGTTtaattccttcctttttaagatGACTCCGATGGAAATATTACTCTCTTTGCTATGTACAATTTGGTACACCAACTTACATTCGCTTATCAACCTTTCGTCCCCATGTGTGAAAGCATACTTATCcgtacttcctttttttttaattaattggAAGGAGTACTTCTCATTGGTAAAATCGTTTACACACATGAAGTTTTTATTATCCTTCCATATCCTGCATCTCTCCTTTACCTCTTTTTGAcatccaatttttttgaaaatatgatCAAAAAGGatgttgtaaatattattcatgCAAATGGTTATTTCCTTAACGgataataattcttttttcttcttattaaTGTACGGGGGTTCAAATGCTTCTTTATTTactattttgtaaaattcgtTTAAgtgttttatttcttctgaGAATGACAACTTGGGTGGTCTTCCAACAGGTgccacttcttcttttgccTTTACATCATCTGATTTATCCCCCTCAGCACCTTCTTTACTCTGTGCATTTGCTTCATTGGTAGCTTCCTTATGGTCATTATTTGGACACTCTTCCTTTATCCTCAAATTGGAGTGTCGATACCTCATGCAAATGAAATTCGTCTCGTCGTACTTGCTATGTATAATGTCTTCGAAGCAATTCTTTATGTACTGGTGAATTTCATGCAGATGTTCCATAGATAGGAGATTGAATCTGATGTTTTGGAAAATTAAGTTCTGTTCTCTCATGTCGCAGTTCTTCTTTATTATGAATTTTACGGATTCGATGAAGAGCCTCATTTCGTTCAAGATGAGGTTGTCGCTGCTGAGGAAGTGACTGTACGTTTCGCTGTCCAGCAGGTAGTGGTAATTTTCTGGGCAGTTGGGgcggaaaaagggggaggcgtTGATGGCAAACGCGTCGGCGTGTGGAAAGGGCAAACGTAcgtttttacattttcgtaTGCTCACTTTCGTGTGCTCATTTCCGTATGCTCACTCTCATGTGCTCACTTTCGCGTGCTCACTCTCACGTGCTGCACGCGCTGCGCGCGGTGCGCTCCGTTGGGCTTACTCGCAAAGAGGTACCCCCCCGAGTCCGAAATGACTCGCGCGAAGTCGTTAAATAGGGGATTCGCGATCTGCTTAAAGGTAGACGCCAGCCCCAGAACCCCAATGATGTTGTCGAAGGTGGCCTTCTGAGAAATCACCTCAGTCACGTCATCCATGATGCTCGGAATTTTCAAATGAACACACTCCATATAAACAGTcaccaataatttaaaatctAATTCATGAaggttcaaatttttatcgTATATGTACCTgaaaatgatttttattgCTTGAGGGTAGTTTGTcttcaattttattcttaactGTATAGGACCTGTTTTCTGTGCCAAATTatgcttttccatttttttctcaatgatgtgataaaaatatacagaaATATGTTTTGTCACAAATAAATCGgcgaaaattttatgatgtCCATAAAATGTGTTCCAATTCTTTTGCCTAggtattaaaattatttctacaatatttttgcagTAGGGAGAAACAAAGAACTGTTTTAATGACTTTACCTTTTCCGCTAATAATGATTCGCTGAATTCCAGAAATAGGGAGTTTTCCTTTGTGTacttttcttcaaattttgatTTCATGGAGGGTGtgtttttcttaattttgaGATAATACTGTAgctccatattttttaaaaaatgaatttcgttgattttttcttttaggtACACATACTGTAACTCCGATTTTCGCTTAATTAGGCTGTTTTTGTGCAGCTTCCCATTCAGTATCATGTCCAGAACTTCGTTGCAGTTATAGTAGCGCTGTGCGAGGGGTGAAAAGGGGGGCATCCGTTTGTTGTGCAGTAAGGGGGGGGGATAGtgcatgcatacacacaGGCATAGACATGCGCTTACACGTATACACCTGTGCAGGTATCCGCGCAGATATCCGTGCAGACACCAGCGCATACCGTGGGGACCCCTCCAAACTTACCacattcttcttcttcttcttcctgtcCAGAAGGGAGTACATTTTCTTGTGGGTTAGTCTGTATATGtttaagaacaaaatatcATCGTGGATGCTAAACTCCTGATcctttatgcaatttttcaGTTGCCTCTGTATTTCCTTCAAAGCTTTCAATTTGTGCTTCGTGCTCAAATGAGTAAACTCATCCACTTCATGTTCGTCCTTAATAACATCCttcttatatttatcataatatgAGTTCCGtatatctcctttttttcttttcgcttcttcatttttttttatatctgcAAGGGATGCCCCCTTGAaacctttttccttcaaaatgtTCTCTTCATAATATTTGAGCACATTGGATTTACCCACCGCCGCTATCTTCTTAACTGTGTCTCTATTTCCTTGCTTTTCCGTAGACGTTGGTTCATTTCCTCTTCTTAAAATGTTAACAATGGATactttattttcacatattGATATTAATTCATTTCCTTcatcgtttgtttttttttctgtgtacaTTCCATAGCCCCTCCTTCTCTTCTCCACCGTGTCTAATATGTTTTTCGAACAAcagaacattttttttggggggagggaagaaaaaaaggggaaaaggagaaaagggggaaaggggcGCTCTGCAAAAATATACGCGGCAATGTACAAGCGGTTTGGCGCCAGACAGGGGTGTGCGCGGAGGGAAAGTATCCCAATTTTAACCCAAATGGGCATTCGTACAGGTTACACGTATGTGTGTAAATGTGTACAGCATGCACATCGGCTTAACGTTAAAAGTTCCCACGCGGAGATCAACCGCGGTGAAAAGGTCACGcgggacgaaaaaaaacaacaaaacaaaaaaacaacaaaacaaCAAGACAACAAAACAACAAGACAACAAGACAACAAAACAACAAATCAACAAAACAACAAAtcaacaaaacaaaacgttCTTCACAGCTTGCTTTCCCCAAGTAGCCACTCCACtcaaaagggaagggaaCAACGCAGGGCTGCCTCTAAAAGAATTGCTCACAAAGCTGCAAAAACTGCAGTAGCAGTGGCCACATTTCGCGCTTTTAAAAGAATGCTCGAAAATTCAAAAACGCAGAGTTCGACAAATTAAAGAATTCATGCAGTCCCTCCGTACtcgaaaaggggggggggttaaaaaaaaaaaggcgaaagaGCTGAACACTCCACTAAACGAATGCAATGTttcaaaagaggaaaatgcaaaacgtgAAACACAAAACACAAAGCGCAAAGCGCTGAACATTTGTATGATgcctaaaaaaaatggtttaaaaaaatggtttaaaaaaatggccatGGAAAACGAATGACGCTAATAACTCGCACAAACAAATTTGCATTAAAGCAGCGAAACTGTTCATTCTgtttaacccttttttttttttcttctcatatGTCGCATTACTGCGGTTTGTGCGTGTATACATaaagtatacattttttttctgtttgccTGCCATGTGCGCATATACGCGTACATGGGTACATcataacgtaaaaaaaagtacatgcaATAACAACGCGGCGCGCGTTGTACCATGTGCGTCCGCCGCCtggtgcactttttttttacgcaaatTTGTTTGCTCCACTcgtaattttgtttccacgtcccttttccttttttgcccctttcaCGTTATGACATGCGTGAAATAAGCATGTATAATTATCCCACGCATGCATCaatatttgttcattccCCATGCCAGGGAAGAACGGGAGTTGGGCGAAAATTTCACATGAAGAGTTGAGGAGCGAACAAGCATGGCTGGCGCGACAACGAAAAGTGCAAAATTGCGAAACTGCGTAACTGCGAAACTGCGAAATTGCGAAACTGCGAAATTGCGAAGTTGCGAAAGAGAGCACTGAAGATTTTTACAACTGTTAAGAGGCCCACATAGAAAGGGGAGACTTACAAAAGGGGCGAAGAAGGCAATCCAcaagtgggggaaaaacacatgAACGGCTATTTGCATATATGAGCACGCGCGTACGTACGTACGGTACATATGCCCCACACGCAGACGCAGCGGGACGAGGAACCAACATGACTTAGCCaacgaagggggggagacacaaaaatgagcagcgGTGATGTAAACAAACTGATTAGCCAAGACATCCAGTGTGAAGATACGTACAAGgaagacaaaataaaaattgccaacAGGCTGGTTAAAAATTTCTCCCTCCTGAAAGAACTAAATTTGTTAAGTACCATAAAGGATGAACACAAAGGAAGGAAAGTCACAAATAGCTACAAGCAGGACACAATAACGTATGACAGTGAAAATGTAATTtatgcaaacaaatacgtcctgaattttttgcaattaaaagagcaaaagaggaagaaagaaaaagaggaagaaaacagaaaaataaaattcaataCCAAATTTGCGCAGCCAAATTTTTTGAGTGAAAATGACATAACCCTTATTAATGACACATtgtatgaaaattatttggcCCTTTCTACatacacagaaaaaattaggaCGTGCGATGAGCACAATaatttccacatttttaacaacgAAGTGATGGTAAAGCATATCCACGTGCCAACATATGACGTGGTGAACTGTTCTGCCCATTCGGAAAAAACGTTGCAAATGCTAACTTTGTTAATTAAAAGCTACAATGACTCTTTAAGTTTAATTAAGCTGCAACAAAGTGTGATAAATGACTTCGCCTTTTACACACATAATTTGCTTAAGAACAAGCAGAGGCTCactagaaaaaatgaacgtttGGTTAAGGCCCACTCGGTTAATGTGCGCGCGAAAGGGGAGCCACAGAAGGAGGGGTCCTCGGCAGATGTAAGACCACCGCTCTGTAGCAGTGGAGAATCGGGGGACACACAGCCAGTGGTGTCCAGTAGCCAAGGAAACCTCCCAGCCATGTACAAAACGCAAATTGATTTATACAGAAGGCACATCAACCACCTGTATCACGAAAATGACCACTTGAAAGAGCACCTGAACAATTGCAAGGTGGGCCCAACGACTAACCattaacaagaaaaagggagaaaaaaaatcgcacaaCAGAACATATGAGCATATTAGGAAGAAGCCATTTCTGCATGTCTTACTTgcgtgcccccctttttttgatgttcattttttttttagcaaatctttgcccttttttaacGGCTAATTTGGCCTAAGAGATATTTAAGTGATATTTAAGggatgttttttcccccctggcaaactttcccctttttaattttgcaaaagctaccctatttttttcgacTGCCTGGAggacacgaaaaaaatgttcgccGCTCTCGTTTTGCATGTAGTCACCCATAAGGGTAACCCTTGTGTGTATGCACATTACTGcggaggggaaaacaaaaggaaaaaaaaaggaaaacaaaaggaaaaaaaaaggaaaacaaaaggaaaaaaaaaggaaaaaaaaacgaaaacaaaaggaataaaaaacgaaaacaaaaggaaaaaaaaaaggaaaaagggaagcaccCAGCAAGAGGGGCGGGGGGGCCATATATGTGCGTATCAAAATGTGTACCGCGACGTATacacatggggaaaaaaaaaaagtgcattccccccatttttggcgtaaaataaataattatgttgCTCATGTCATGTACGGCTACGAAATTTTAATTCTACGAAAGAATTATTGACACGGATGGAGACAAGAACAAACAAAGGGCAACATTTTTGAtaatgaaaaagaagggtggaaaaaaaaaacaaaaaaaaaaacatcacgTTGGTAAAATGTTGAAGTAATGCATGTACCTAGGTACATACTTGcgtatacattttataacTTGCTCACGCATCATGCTCACACTTGGGGAGGGAAACATCCCCCCGGGAGAAATTATACACCATGAAGCACTCCAACCGTCTGGGAGGATCAACGTAGGGAACCGTTCCGTGCAGCCTCTCCCAGCACCCCCCCTTCTATATACAACTGCAGTAATGCATTGTTGTGTTGCAGGACGGCCTTCTTCTTAACTCCAGGGGGCTGCTATTATTTAGGACTGATTTGTTGGAGTATGATCCAGAATTCATTTTGCAGCTCAAGGGGAGGCTATTCCGTTCGTCCTGTTGGTGGCTAAGTTGGTGGCTAAATTGGTGGCTAAATTGGTGGCTAGGTTGACCGCTCAATTGGCCGCTCAATTGGCCGCTTAATTGGCCGCTAATCTGACCGCTAATCTGGCCGCCCATTTGACCGCTCACTCGGCGGCTCACCAGGCTGCTCATCGGCCTGCTCGGCGGCCTGTTCATCAACCCGCCCATCGGCCTGCTCGATGGCCTACTTATCAACCCGCTCACCGGTCTGCGCAAGGGGCTCCAGTCGCTGGCCTTGCTGCCGCCGAGCGATCTACGCAGAGTCTCCTCCCTGTTCAGCGCCCACTCACCCCTGCCCAGCAAATCAGACTCGTAAACATTTGACAGCTTTACGCTGTTGCCAGACAGGAGAGCCATTTGCATATTCGTGCTTAGCGGCATATACTTATTATTCACGTTAAAGAGGGAGCTGAAGTTCTGAACTGCGGGTTCTTTTCTCTCGTAGACATAGTCAGTACTGCTATTCCCCACTGAACAACATTTGTCAAACATCCAACTGGTATTTTGCGTGATCATCCGACTTGCCCTTCTGCCCACTGCTGGCTTTTTCGAGCATAAATTGTTTACCTTCAAATTGGGTTCCCCTGGGGATGGTACGTCTGTGACAGGCGGTTCTAACTGCACTTGGACCGATAATTTCCTCAACGTGTTCGCCGATTTGATTCGGTTAAAATTGAACAGGGAAGCGTTTCTCAGTTTTAACATTCCTGCGCTTGCTTCTCCgctgtttcttctttcttcgcCACTTGTATTCGTGGCCGTGCTGTCATTATGTGTGACCGGGAGGGGTTGTGATTTCTGCTCCAAGTCGCTCACAGTTCTATGCTCCATGGATTTGATGCTGGAGCTCCCGGCAACTTTTTTAGCCTTTGCGGTGGTTCCCCTCTTTTTGGGAGCGTCATCTGTGCGGATAGGGCCATTTACGCGATTGCTCACGATTCCGTTCAAGCGGTTGCTCATGATTCCGTTCGAGCGGTTACTCACGATTCCGTTCGCGCGATtgctcattttcttcttctttcgcAGCTTTTTGGACGACACCGAAGGGGAGGTAACCGAGTGGGGAATAATATCATCGGACGCATCACCGTTAGACATTTCCGATTtgtcatgggcaaaaaaactATTGGATGAATCCACGCCTCCTATCCTTGGAGTCACAAAATCGTTGTTCCATTTATCCTTAAAAGacttcattttgaataattccTTTTCCAGCAAGGATTCGCTTCCCACTCCTTCTTTTGCAACTTTACTGTTCCCATTTCCAGTGGCCGACTTATATTTCTTGGGGCCCTTCTTATCTTTCATTTTGGTTACGCCGCTCGCTCCCTTGTGCAACATTTCTGATTTcagctttttcattttcttctccacctTCAATTGAGACACGGCACTTTTTATCTTCTTGGAGCTACTGAgcttggaaatttttttagttaccttttcttccccaatTGACATGTCATCACtcatgctcatttttttgctcgaCTTGGACTTGAGCTTCTTGAGCGACTTGGATTTCTTCAAAGAGGAGTTTTTTGCTACCATCTTGGGCAATTCTTGACTCTCCTTGGATCCGACGACTTCTTCGTTCTTCCCCATGGGAGGAGCAGATTCCTTCGCATTTTGATTTTGATTTTGATTTTGATTTTGGTTTTGGTTTTCATTTTGATGACCGCTCTTCTCATCGGAGGAGCTCGATTTTTCACCCGCTCTTAGATCCTTCGAACTTAGcaacttttttgtaaataactCATCTGCTTCCGCTTCTCtgttctcctccttcttttgcTCCAACACGTTGTGAATATTTTCTGACTTGGATGACACGATTTCGTTGTGGTTGCCTCCACTCGACATGATTTCATGAATGCTGTCTGTCTTGGACTTACtcaacgtttttttcttaaaaatggacaagGCGTTTTTAATAGATGTAGAAGAAACTTTCTTGGACACACTTTTACTTGGCATGGAAATGGAATCATTTTCTGCATCtatcttcccatttttatcactCATAGATGTATCTAGCTTTTTTAgaagcttcttcttttctgcATCCACATCTTTCAAAGAATTTTTGCTCAATGTAGCTTTCTTAAAAGCGCTAACTTTCTTCAAAAAGAGAGTGCTCTTTCTTTGGGGAGAATTTTTGCTAGTTGCACTTTTTATCGGGTCGctgcttttttcattttttacgctctttttttcttttacgtTGCCTGAGATATCTGTCTTTAATTTTAGTAACGTTGGGCTGCCTTTCATCGTTGCCTTGTGTTTTAGGACCAATTCAGGCTTTGCGCTTTGCTTCACTGTTAGAGGTGCCTTCCCAATAGTCT
Protein-coding regions in this window:
- a CDS encoding mRNA decay protein (putative), producing MYSSVRPYKILQKVKRNENNNSNKKTPNEAKKETTEREDNSKKNTIEKKKKYEDLKYYECNRKSLSTKRQDAEGRDKITKNNKTNHNADNNHVKKSQSEKVLKKKEDMLITLLKKEQSCVHNKKIIIRHLPPTLSEDNFFDSFPSNLKDELDYYYYVNGCVPKNAGGDITHSRMYLSFKDDLKTKEFIKTQHGKFFYDSNGGKFKAMVSFAPYQTIIHKNKSDDMNNTLESDAYFLKCCEEMNNPEEPVKKDEDNGDLINVVKEDG
- a CDS encoding predicted nucleotidyltransferase (putative); this encodes MNKHVCIYGGSFDPITHAHEMVLAEVSSLDWIDEIWVVLCRCRNDKHLTEFQHRHNMFSLIMNNNSPKMLKNKIFLKDIECKETTTPTYDLLKMQKEKYPNYTFYFTIGSDLLNDIFFWDNGEELVAENNFIIVERGNYKIDENVLKKFPSYYLIKIENMSFINYLSSTDARKILSQKNNSEDLQKYIHPVIINYIKEHDLYDNNSIWVRQ
- a CDS encoding hypothetical protein (putative) yields the protein MFCCSKNILDTVEKRRRGYGMYTEKKTNDEGNELISICENKVSIVNILRRGNEPTSTEKQGNRDTVKKIAAVGKSNVLKYYEENILKEKGFKGASLADIKKNEEAKRKKGDIRNSYYDKYKKDVIKDEHEVDEFTHLSTKHKLKALKEIQRQLKNCIKDQEFSIHDDILFLNIYRLTHKKMYSLLDRKKKKKNVRYYNCNEVLDMILNGKLHKNSLIKRKSELQYVYLKEKINEIHFLKNMELQYYLKIKKNTPSMKSKFEEKYTKENSLFLEFSESLLAEKVKSLKQFFVSPYCKNIVEIILIPRQKNWNTFYGHHKIFADLFVTKHISVYFYHIIEKKMEKHNLAQKTGPIQLRIKLKTNYPQAIKIIFRYIYDKNLNLHELDFKLLVTVYMECVHLKIPSIMDDVTEVISQKATFDNIIGVLGLASTFKQIANPLFNDFARVISDSGGYLFAKNYHYLLDSETYSHFLSSDNLILNEMRLFIESVKFIIKKNCDMREQNLIFQNIRFNLLSMEHLHEIHQYIKNCFEDIIHSKYDETNFICMRYRHSNLRIKEECPNNDHKEATNEANAQSKEGAEGDKSDDVKAKEEVAPVGRPPKLSFSEEIKHLNEFYKIVNKEAFEPPYINKKKKELLSVKEITICMNNIYNILFDHIFKKIGCQKEVKERCRIWKDNKNFMCVNDFTNEKYSFQLIKKKGSTDKYAFTHGDERLISECKLVYQIVHSKESNISIGVILKRKELNNLATPQNCKIPVTLLECSDQLVIYFDFFVNDFYVCNLDNDRSTLLNRTKLNIHAHENKLQNGDSIIYSVAVINQALKIDITILPKGISFSFSFPLLKPTIWGGQVIKKPFIHVTPFFALKDELDSISVPIVKF
- a CDS encoding hypothetical protein (putative) encodes the protein MSSGDVNKLISQDIQCEDTYKEDKIKIANRLVKNFSLLKELNLLSTIKDEHKGRKVTNSYKQDTITYDSENVIYANKYVLNFLQLKEQKRKKEKEEENRKIKFNTKFAQPNFLSENDITLINDTLYENYLALSTYTEKIRTCDEHNNFHIFNNEVMVKHIHVPTYDVVNCSAHSEKTLQMLTLLIKSYNDSLSLIKLQQSVINDFAFYTHNLLKNKQRLTRKNERLVKAHSVNVRAKGEPQKEGSSADVRPPLCSSGESGDTQPVVSSSQGNLPAMYKTQIDLYRRHINHLYHENDHLKEHLNNCK